One genomic segment of Cardinium endosymbiont of Philonthus spinipes includes these proteins:
- a CDS encoding M3 family oligoendopeptidase, translated as MIQKYMRTFLPVDYTVTDWASIQPFYSNLLDRDLASLEDLIRFLADWSELEGVLEEDAGWRYIHTSCDTVDVAAKNRYEYYITDIAPHVAAVTDQLHQKVLAAKEVHTLRKEAQYDIFFRKIENQLRCYRTENIPIQTEIQLNTSKFGVISAAMVVEIGGKECTLQQAAAHLESTDRVFRKEVYDKVQQRRLQDKDALNGLYSSLIQQRHQLALNAGFKNFRDYAFVSMNRFDYTPADCFTFHTAIREEIVPLLNELAADRKKQLGLVRLQPFDHAVDLQGRKPLRPFRDPTELIAKTIKVFDRLDPFLADCLRTMEQMGHLDLASRKGKAPGGYNYPLDETGVPFIFMNAAATLGDLLTMLHEGGHAVHSFLVHGLRLNAFKHCPSEIAELASMSMELLTMPHWDLFFANQEELNRAKKDHLIHVISCLPWMATIDAFQHWVYENPDHTLEERAANWNRIFSSFSDSITDWTDYELVKNHLWQKQLHLFEVPFYYIEYAIAQLGAIGVWKNALENPKQALQDYLNALKLGHTASMRKVYQTAGVAFDFSRAHIRSLVQCVRQAWAAL; from the coding sequence ATGATTCAAAAATATATGCGTACTTTTTTGCCAGTAGATTATACTGTAACAGACTGGGCTTCCATTCAACCTTTTTATAGCAATCTACTGGATAGAGATCTTGCCTCATTGGAGGATTTAATACGGTTTTTAGCCGACTGGAGTGAACTAGAGGGGGTATTAGAAGAAGATGCTGGATGGCGTTATATTCACACTTCTTGTGATACTGTTGATGTAGCGGCTAAAAATCGTTATGAGTACTATATTACCGACATAGCGCCTCATGTAGCAGCAGTTACAGATCAATTGCATCAAAAAGTTTTAGCCGCAAAAGAGGTCCATACCTTGCGTAAGGAAGCGCAATATGATATCTTTTTTCGCAAGATTGAAAATCAATTGCGTTGTTACAGGACAGAAAATATACCTATTCAAACTGAAATTCAGTTGAATACGAGTAAATTTGGTGTAATTTCAGCTGCAATGGTGGTAGAGATAGGTGGAAAAGAATGTACCTTGCAACAAGCTGCAGCCCATTTAGAATCTACCGATAGGGTTTTTCGCAAAGAGGTGTATGATAAGGTACAGCAACGCAGGTTGCAAGATAAAGATGCACTAAATGGACTCTACTCCAGCCTGATTCAGCAACGTCATCAATTGGCATTGAATGCTGGCTTTAAGAATTTTAGAGACTATGCTTTTGTCTCTATGAATCGGTTTGATTATACTCCGGCGGATTGTTTTACCTTTCATACAGCCATTCGAGAAGAAATTGTACCGCTCCTCAATGAGTTGGCAGCAGATCGTAAAAAGCAACTGGGATTGGTTAGATTGCAACCATTTGATCACGCAGTAGATCTACAGGGCAGAAAGCCATTGCGACCCTTTAGAGATCCAACAGAGTTGATTGCTAAAACCATTAAGGTATTTGATCGGTTGGATCCTTTTTTGGCAGATTGTTTGCGTACCATGGAACAGATGGGCCATTTGGATTTGGCCTCCCGTAAGGGAAAAGCACCTGGTGGGTATAATTATCCTTTGGATGAGACAGGGGTTCCTTTCATTTTTATGAATGCCGCTGCTACGTTAGGTGATCTACTGACCATGCTGCATGAAGGAGGCCATGCCGTTCATTCTTTTTTAGTGCATGGCTTGCGCCTAAATGCTTTTAAACATTGTCCATCAGAGATTGCAGAACTGGCTTCTATGTCTATGGAGTTGCTTACGATGCCCCATTGGGATCTTTTCTTTGCCAATCAAGAGGAGCTCAATCGTGCCAAAAAAGATCATTTGATTCATGTGATCAGTTGTTTGCCATGGATGGCTACTATTGATGCCTTTCAGCATTGGGTTTATGAAAATCCTGATCATACCTTAGAAGAGCGGGCAGCAAACTGGAACCGTATCTTTAGCAGTTTTTCAGACAGCATAACCGATTGGACTGATTATGAATTGGTTAAAAACCATTTATGGCAAAAACAACTCCATCTTTTTGAAGTGCCTTTCTACTATATCGAATATGCTATTGCGCAGCTTGGCGCCATTGGCGTGTGGAAAAATGCGTTGGAAAATCCTAAACAAGCATTGCAGGACTACTTAAATGCATTAAAGCTAGGGCATACAGCTTCTATGCGTAAGGTTTACCAAACTGCTGGTGTTGCTTTTGATTTTAGTAGAGCACATATTCGCTCTCTGGTACAATGCGTACGCCAGGCTTGGGCTGCACTATAG